Proteins found in one Pristiophorus japonicus isolate sPriJap1 chromosome 25, sPriJap1.hap1, whole genome shotgun sequence genomic segment:
- the LOC139238105 gene encoding zinc finger protein 239-like has translation MESHKDTRTMVKPWKCGDREKGFRSPSELEIYRCIHISERLFTCLVCGKGFTQSTDLSVHQRVHTGERPFTGSVCGKGFFLSSDLTTHERVHTGERQFTCSDCGKGFTRSSHLLTHQRVHN, from the coding sequence atggagagtcacaaggatacccgcaccatggtgaaaccgtggaaatgtggggaccgtgagaagggattcagatcaccatcaGAACTGGAAATTTATCGATGCATTCACATTAGTGAGAGGCTGTTCACATGCCtcgtttgtgggaagggattcactcagtcaaccGACCTTTcagttcaccagcgagttcacactggggagaggccgttcaccggctccgtgtgtgggaagggattctttcTGTCATCCGACCTGACGACACACGAGCGAGTTCACACGGGGGAGAGGcagttcacctgctctgattgtgggaagggattcactcggtcatcccacctgctgacacaccagcgagttcacaactga